In Pollutimonas sp. M17, a single genomic region encodes these proteins:
- a CDS encoding branched-chain amino acid ABC transporter permease, whose product MPTELIFIIQQVANGLLLGFYYLLIALGLSIIFSLGGIVNLAHGAFYAIGAYLIVFLSDSLGYGLAFVVSPVAVGVLGMLVERFFFRRFYRADPTLSLLFTFALSMVIEQALRMIFGASPLSFSIPEFAHGQVIVGDFFYPVYRIGMLFVAIAAVVGTWLLLNRTAFGKIVKAGINDPDMVRAMGISLNPVMTAVCGLGIGLAGLSGVLLAPITGVQPAMGQEILTAAFVVVVIGGLGSFWGVVVAAMLVGVIRGLTSYFYPPASEASLYLLMLLILVLRPRGLLGEKFERLE is encoded by the coding sequence TTGCCGACGGAACTGATTTTCATCATTCAGCAGGTGGCCAACGGCCTGCTGCTTGGGTTTTACTATCTCTTGATCGCCCTTGGCCTGTCCATCATTTTCAGCCTGGGCGGCATTGTCAATCTGGCGCACGGCGCCTTCTACGCCATAGGCGCCTACCTCATCGTTTTCCTGAGCGACAGCCTGGGCTATGGACTGGCCTTCGTGGTCTCGCCCGTCGCGGTCGGCGTACTGGGCATGCTGGTGGAGCGTTTTTTCTTCCGCCGGTTCTACAGAGCGGATCCCACACTCAGCCTGTTGTTCACGTTCGCCCTCTCGATGGTCATCGAACAGGCGTTGCGCATGATATTCGGCGCTTCTCCCTTGTCGTTCTCGATTCCCGAGTTCGCCCACGGCCAGGTGATCGTGGGCGACTTCTTCTATCCCGTCTATCGCATAGGCATGCTGTTCGTGGCGATCGCGGCCGTGGTGGGCACCTGGCTGCTGCTCAACCGGACGGCCTTCGGCAAGATCGTGAAAGCCGGCATCAACGACCCCGACATGGTCAGGGCCATGGGCATATCGCTCAATCCGGTGATGACAGCGGTATGCGGACTGGGCATAGGGCTGGCTGGCCTGTCCGGCGTACTGCTCGCGCCGATCACCGGCGTGCAGCCGGCCATGGGGCAGGAAATACTGACGGCGGCCTTCGTGGTGGTGGTCATAGGCGGGCTGGGAAGCTTCTGGGGCGTGGTCGTGGCCGCCATGCTGGTGGGCGTCATACGCGGCCTGACTTCCTATTTCTACCCGCCGGCATCCGAGGCTTCGCTCTATCTACTTATGCTGCTCATCCTGGTGCTGCGCCCACGCGGCTTGCTGGGTGAAAAGTTCGAAAGGCTGGAGTAA
- a CDS encoding branched-chain amino acid ABC transporter ATP-binding protein/permease, with translation MAMDELKKLGWIALGLILLPAALELGGLTYSTAVECIVLAMAGLALNILLGYTGLVSFGHGAWFGIGGYAVGILQQRYFADSSLIPLLAALALVAVVALLVGLLILRRRGVYFSLLTLAFAALCFAVAYRWTALTGGENGLGGIERYAVLGLNLDDSLNFYIFVAVIAFLVAAFLLRLTQSPFGQVLTAIRENELRTRFIGFDVDSYKLLAFVLSAAITGLAGALAVLSHRIASAESMSLAFSGELLAIVLIGGMRSFSGPIFGAVFYILFREYLSMYTADWLLYFGLVFIFFILVTPSGLAGLGNRLWRLAVPEKATSAAMGNRVAPADPGFFPSFLAAAGERTLRCQGISKSFGGIQAVDGVDLEVAGKGVHALIGPNGAGKTSLFNLISGLFSADRGSLRLGQASLDRLAPEQICASGLARSFQITNLFKGLTVRENLCLSVLSRDPRRFSLLRRLAALGDTQSQTDELVKYLGVQGMEDALAEDLSYGGQRVVDMGLALGSAPGILLLDEPLAGLAAAERDRIGTLIRKLGDRIGILLVEHDVDRVFSMADKITVMNQGGVLLEGDAAMVRDDPQVREIYIGSGSEALAARVQDAELAPELALRVDGLDAFYGKSHILSDISFEARKGEVVAVLGRNGAGKSTLLKSMLGLARIGSGSIRIAGREIASPVPEAMARLGIAFVPQGRRLFTGLSVKDNLMLGRLKRSGRDSNGWTDEEIFKVFPRLKERYNVDASLLSGGEQQMVAIARALVGHVEVLLLDEPFEGLSPAMTEEVFNAILALKTRLTILIVDHNLDLALALSDTALVLDRGKVAHRGSARELLVDLDFRKEKLWV, from the coding sequence ATGGCAATGGACGAACTGAAGAAACTCGGCTGGATCGCACTGGGCTTGATCCTGCTGCCGGCCGCCCTCGAGCTGGGCGGGCTGACCTACAGCACGGCGGTGGAATGCATTGTGCTGGCGATGGCGGGGCTGGCGCTGAATATTCTGCTGGGCTATACCGGGCTGGTTTCATTCGGCCACGGCGCCTGGTTCGGCATAGGCGGCTATGCCGTGGGCATCCTGCAGCAGCGCTACTTTGCGGACTCGTCGCTGATCCCGCTGCTGGCTGCGCTGGCGCTGGTGGCCGTGGTGGCGCTGCTCGTCGGCCTGCTGATACTGCGGCGCAGAGGCGTCTATTTCTCGTTGCTGACCCTGGCTTTCGCCGCGCTGTGCTTTGCGGTGGCCTATCGCTGGACGGCGCTGACCGGCGGCGAAAACGGCCTGGGAGGGATAGAGCGCTATGCGGTGCTGGGCCTGAACCTGGACGATTCCCTGAACTTCTACATTTTTGTGGCCGTGATCGCTTTCCTGGTCGCCGCCTTCCTGCTCCGCCTGACGCAGTCGCCTTTTGGCCAGGTGCTGACCGCCATCCGCGAGAACGAGTTGCGCACGCGCTTCATCGGCTTCGACGTGGATTCGTACAAGCTGCTGGCCTTCGTCCTGTCGGCCGCCATTACCGGCCTTGCGGGGGCGCTTGCGGTGTTGAGCCACCGCATCGCATCGGCGGAAAGCATGTCGCTGGCATTCTCGGGCGAGTTGCTGGCCATCGTCCTGATCGGCGGCATGCGCAGCTTCTCCGGGCCCATATTCGGAGCGGTGTTCTACATACTGTTCCGCGAATACCTGTCGATGTACACCGCCGACTGGCTGCTTTACTTCGGCCTGGTCTTCATTTTCTTCATCCTGGTGACGCCCTCCGGCCTGGCGGGCCTGGGAAACCGCCTGTGGCGGCTGGCCGTGCCCGAAAAGGCCACATCGGCCGCCATGGGCAATCGCGTGGCTCCGGCCGATCCCGGCTTCTTCCCATCGTTTCTTGCGGCGGCGGGCGAACGGACCCTGCGCTGCCAGGGGATCAGCAAGAGTTTTGGCGGCATCCAGGCGGTCGACGGAGTCGACCTGGAGGTGGCGGGTAAAGGCGTCCATGCGCTGATCGGTCCGAACGGCGCCGGAAAAACCTCGCTGTTCAATCTCATATCGGGACTGTTCTCCGCCGACCGGGGCAGCCTGCGGCTTGGGCAGGCCAGCCTGGATAGGCTGGCCCCCGAGCAGATATGCGCCAGCGGCCTGGCCCGGTCCTTCCAGATCACCAATCTGTTCAAGGGCCTGACCGTGCGCGAGAACCTCTGCTTGTCGGTGCTCAGCCGCGACCCCCGGCGTTTTTCCTTGCTCAGGAGGCTGGCTGCGCTGGGCGACACTCAATCCCAGACCGATGAACTGGTGAAATACCTGGGCGTGCAGGGCATGGAAGATGCCCTGGCCGAAGACCTGTCCTATGGCGGACAGCGCGTGGTCGATATGGGTCTGGCCTTGGGGTCCGCCCCAGGCATTCTGTTGCTGGACGAGCCCCTGGCCGGCCTCGCGGCCGCCGAGCGCGATCGCATCGGCACGCTGATTCGCAAGCTGGGCGACCGCATCGGCATCTTGCTGGTCGAGCACGACGTCGACCGTGTTTTTTCCATGGCCGACAAGATCACGGTCATGAATCAGGGCGGCGTGCTCCTCGAAGGCGATGCCGCCATGGTGCGCGACGATCCGCAAGTGCGCGAGATCTATATCGGCTCGGGGAGCGAGGCGCTGGCCGCCCGGGTGCAGGACGCCGAGCTTGCCCCCGAGCTGGCTTTGCGCGTGGACGGGCTGGACGCCTTCTATGGAAAGAGCCATATCTTGTCGGATATCTCCTTTGAAGCCCGCAAGGGGGAAGTCGTGGCTGTCCTCGGCAGGAATGGCGCGGGCAAGTCGACCCTGCTGAAGAGCATGCTGGGCCTGGCCAGAATAGGTTCGGGATCCATCCGGATAGCGGGACGGGAGATTGCCTCCCCCGTGCCCGAGGCCATGGCGCGCCTGGGCATTGCCTTCGTTCCACAGGGCCGCCGGCTGTTTACAGGCCTCTCGGTCAAGGACAATCTCATGCTGGGCCGCCTGAAGCGTTCGGGCCGGGACTCCAATGGCTGGACGGACGAGGAAATCTTCAAGGTATTTCCGCGCCTGAAGGAGCGGTACAACGTGGATGCATCGCTGCTGTCGGGCGGAGAACAGCAGATGGTGGCCATCGCCAGAGCCCTGGTCGGGCATGTGGAGGTCCTGTTGCTGGACGAACCCTTCGAAGGCCTGTCGCCGGCCATGACCGAGGAGGTCTTCAATGCCATCCTGGCCCTGAAGACGCGGCTGACTATACTGATCGTCGACCACAATCTGGATCTGGCGCTGGCGCTTTCCGATACCGCCCTGGTGCTGGACAGGGGCAAGGTGGCCCATAGGGGCAGCGCCCGCGAGTTGCTGGTGGACCTGGATTTCCGTAAAGAAAAATTGTGGGTATGA
- a CDS encoding SDR family oxidoreductase, with translation MFEDVSMTDRKVLITAGASGLGLEMARVFTTAGCDVFICDVDAQALAAARAELPQAHAALADVSDEAGVAELFGQVRSALGGLDVLINNAGIAGPTGYVETLSRADWDKTLAVNITGQFLCARQAVPLLKESDAGVMINMSSAAGHLGFAGRSAYAASKWAVVGFTKTLAIELGPFGVRVNAILPGAVEGPRIRAVIAAKALAMGKPVDDLARAYEQQASLGRMVTARDIANMALFTASPAAGSVSGQALVVDGHTQSLI, from the coding sequence ATGTTCGAAGACGTAAGCATGACGGATAGGAAGGTGCTGATCACCGCGGGCGCCAGCGGCCTGGGGCTGGAGATGGCCAGGGTGTTCACCACGGCGGGGTGCGATGTATTCATTTGCGATGTCGATGCGCAGGCCCTGGCCGCGGCCAGGGCCGAACTTCCCCAGGCCCATGCGGCGCTGGCCGACGTATCCGACGAGGCCGGCGTGGCGGAACTGTTCGGCCAGGTTCGGTCGGCCCTGGGCGGGCTGGATGTGCTGATCAACAATGCGGGCATCGCCGGTCCCACCGGCTATGTCGAAACCCTTAGCCGCGCCGACTGGGACAAGACCCTGGCCGTCAATATCACCGGCCAGTTCCTGTGCGCCAGACAGGCTGTTCCGCTGCTCAAGGAGTCGGACGCCGGAGTCATGATCAACATGTCGTCGGCGGCGGGCCATCTGGGTTTTGCCGGCCGCTCGGCGTACGCGGCATCCAAATGGGCGGTGGTGGGCTTTACCAAGACGCTGGCCATCGAACTGGGCCCCTTCGGGGTGCGGGTCAATGCGATTCTGCCGGGGGCGGTGGAAGGTCCGCGCATACGGGCCGTCATTGCCGCCAAGGCACTGGCCATGGGCAAGCCGGTCGACGACCTTGCGCGTGCCTACGAGCAACAGGCATCGCTGGGACGCATGGTGACCGCCCGCGATATCGCCAACATGGCCTTGTTTACAGCCAGTCCGGCAGCCGGCAGCGTCAGCGGCCAGGCCCTGGTCGTGGACGGCCACACACAGTCTCTGATTTAG
- a CDS encoding 3-hydroxyacyl-CoA dehydrogenase, with translation MKIAIVGAGLIGQAWAIVFARGGCQVAVWDGDSQALARAHELIARQVRELENQKLLNDAEAALSRIQVSDQLEQALEGAAYVQENLPERLDIKKEIFARMDGLAAPDAILASSTSSIPASAFTEALPGRQRCLVSHPVNPPYLIPVVELCGAPWTDRDVIERARKIMLDVRQKPVIVHKELEGFVLNRLQGALLREAFRLVESGAVSAEDLDVTVKDGLGLRWSFMGPFETIDLNAPDGVQDYCARYGGMFQSIAMEQTGTGPWSENLVEAIERERRGLLPKARLLERRLWRDERLMALLRHKHQADAADPDQPTAN, from the coding sequence ATGAAAATTGCAATCGTAGGCGCGGGCCTGATAGGCCAGGCATGGGCCATCGTCTTTGCGCGGGGGGGCTGCCAGGTCGCGGTATGGGATGGCGACTCGCAGGCTTTGGCGCGCGCGCATGAACTGATCGCCCGCCAGGTGCGCGAACTGGAAAATCAGAAACTATTGAACGACGCGGAAGCTGCGCTGTCGCGCATCCAGGTGTCGGACCAACTGGAGCAGGCCCTGGAGGGCGCGGCGTATGTTCAGGAGAACCTTCCCGAGCGCCTCGATATCAAGAAGGAAATATTCGCCAGGATGGACGGATTGGCGGCGCCCGATGCCATATTGGCAAGCTCCACGTCCAGCATCCCGGCCTCCGCTTTCACCGAAGCGCTGCCCGGCCGGCAGCGTTGCCTGGTTTCGCATCCGGTCAATCCACCCTACCTGATCCCGGTGGTGGAATTGTGCGGCGCGCCCTGGACGGACCGGGACGTCATCGAGCGGGCCAGAAAGATCATGCTGGACGTGCGGCAGAAGCCCGTGATCGTCCACAAGGAATTGGAAGGGTTCGTGCTCAACCGCCTGCAGGGCGCGCTGCTGCGCGAGGCCTTCCGCCTGGTGGAAAGCGGCGCCGTCAGCGCCGAGGATCTGGACGTGACCGTCAAGGACGGCCTGGGTTTGCGATGGTCCTTCATGGGGCCCTTCGAGACCATCGACTTGAATGCCCCCGATGGGGTGCAGGATTACTGCGCGCGCTACGGCGGCATGTTCCAGTCGATTGCCATGGAGCAGACCGGCACCGGACCCTGGTCCGAAAACCTGGTCGAAGCGATAGAGCGGGAGCGGCGCGGCCTGCTGCCCAAAGCGCGACTGCTGGAGCGCCGCCTGTGGCGCGACGAGCGGCTGATGGCCCTGCTCCGGCACAAGCATCAGGCGGATGCCGCCGACCCGGATCAACCCACTGCCAACTGA
- a CDS encoding 3-keto-5-aminohexanoate cleavage protein: MASKKKVIITCAVTGAIHTPSMSPHLPVTADEIADAAIAAAQAGAAILHLHARDPKDGRPTQDPDFFRPFLERIKAATPAVVNITTGGSPHMTVQERMRPAMTFKPEVASLNMGSMNFGLFPMLQRFKTFEHDWEREHLENSRDLIFKNTYKDIETILRQGAENGTRFEFECYDISHLYNLAHFMDRGLVQSPPFIQSVFGILGGIGPDPEDLMHMRRTADRLFGQDYQWSILGAGRNQIPLATMGAAMGSNVRVGLEDSLWIGPGQLASSNAEQVSRMRVILEALNLEVATPDEARAILHLKGADKVAF; this comes from the coding sequence ATGGCCAGCAAGAAGAAAGTCATTATCACCTGCGCGGTGACCGGCGCCATACACACGCCCAGCATGTCGCCCCATTTGCCGGTGACGGCGGACGAAATCGCCGATGCGGCGATTGCGGCGGCCCAGGCGGGCGCCGCCATATTGCATCTGCATGCGCGCGATCCCAAAGACGGCAGGCCCACCCAGGACCCCGATTTCTTCAGGCCCTTTCTTGAAAGGATAAAGGCCGCCACCCCAGCCGTGGTCAACATCACCACGGGCGGCAGCCCGCACATGACGGTCCAGGAACGCATGCGTCCGGCCATGACCTTCAAGCCCGAAGTGGCGTCGCTGAACATGGGTTCGATGAATTTCGGCTTGTTCCCCATGTTGCAGCGCTTCAAGACCTTCGAGCACGATTGGGAAAGAGAGCATCTGGAGAACAGCCGAGACCTGATCTTCAAGAACACCTACAAGGATATCGAGACCATACTGCGCCAGGGGGCGGAGAACGGCACGCGTTTCGAATTCGAATGCTACGACATCAGCCATTTGTACAACCTGGCGCATTTCATGGATCGCGGCCTGGTGCAAAGCCCGCCCTTCATCCAGTCGGTGTTCGGCATCCTGGGCGGCATCGGCCCCGATCCCGAAGACCTGATGCACATGCGGCGCACCGCCGACCGGCTGTTCGGCCAGGATTACCAATGGTCCATACTGGGCGCGGGCCGCAACCAGATACCATTGGCCACCATGGGCGCGGCCATGGGTTCCAATGTGCGCGTCGGCCTGGAAGATTCATTGTGGATCGGGCCGGGCCAGCTGGCTTCGTCCAATGCCGAGCAGGTGAGCCGCATGCGCGTTATCCTGGAGGCGCTCAATCTGGAGGTGGCTACGCCCGACGAGGCGCGGGCCATCCTGCACCTGAAGGGTGCCGACAAGGTGGCGTTCTGA
- a CDS encoding SDR family NAD(P)-dependent oxidoreductase: protein MFDFSGRVALITGSSRGIGYAAAQALGRKGATVILNGRDAATLEQAAKTLCGQGVEAHALPFDIADVGQATRAVDEVLDRLGRIDIFFSNAGIQHREPLLSFPLADFERVLFANLTSQWALGRHIAAGMARQGYGRIIFTGSITALAGRKGITAYTAAKSALHGLVRQWAAELAGDGITVNAIAPGYIKTELTRNLWNDADFTAWLHDRVPQKKWGEPEDIAAALVFLASRESGFVTGQTLVVDGGMTACM, encoded by the coding sequence ATGTTCGATTTTTCGGGCCGGGTGGCGCTGATTACCGGTTCCTCGCGCGGAATAGGCTATGCGGCGGCGCAGGCACTGGGGCGAAAGGGCGCCACGGTCATCCTTAACGGCCGGGACGCCGCCACGCTCGAGCAGGCGGCGAAAACCCTATGCGGCCAAGGCGTGGAGGCGCATGCGCTGCCCTTCGATATCGCCGACGTCGGCCAGGCGACCCGGGCCGTGGACGAAGTCCTGGACCGGCTGGGCCGGATCGACATCTTCTTCTCCAATGCCGGCATTCAGCATCGCGAACCGCTGCTGAGCTTTCCGCTGGCCGATTTCGAGCGGGTGCTGTTTGCCAACCTGACCTCGCAATGGGCGCTGGGCCGGCATATTGCGGCGGGCATGGCCAGGCAGGGCTATGGGCGCATTATCTTCACGGGATCGATTACGGCACTGGCCGGCAGGAAGGGCATCACGGCCTATACCGCCGCCAAATCGGCCCTGCATGGCCTGGTCAGGCAGTGGGCGGCCGAACTGGCCGGCGACGGCATTACCGTCAATGCGATTGCTCCGGGCTATATCAAGACCGAGCTTACCCGCAATCTGTGGAATGACGCCGACTTCACCGCCTGGCTGCACGACAGGGTGCCTCAGAAAAAATGGGGTGAGCCCGAAGACATCGCGGCGGCCCTGGTCTTCCTGGCATCGCGCGAGTCCGGCTTCGTCACCGGGCAGACTTTGGTCGTGGACGGCGGCATGACGGCCTGCATGTAG
- the hexR gene encoding transcriptional regulator HexR, with protein MLALIEKRLTGLSAAERKVGQLILAQPQDVAKSALGDVARQAQVSEPTVIRFCRSMGYKGWPDFKIKLAASLMVGVPYVHSSLNARDGTAVLAAKVLDNAVSALLRIRNDVSADHIDRAIDLLIGARRIEFYGVGNSGIVAADAQHKFFRFDLATVAYSDSHVQLMAASLLGAKDVLVAISHSGRSRELLDAVKLARKNGCPIVAITASHTPLADLATVLLRADTQEDTEIYSPMISRLAHLALIDVLALGVALRRGQEVSRVLEKTKRSLADRRET; from the coding sequence ATGCTGGCGCTCATCGAAAAGCGGCTTACCGGACTGAGCGCCGCGGAACGCAAGGTAGGCCAGCTTATCCTTGCCCAGCCGCAGGACGTGGCGAAGTCGGCCCTGGGCGACGTGGCCCGCCAGGCGCAGGTCAGCGAGCCCACCGTCATCCGTTTTTGCCGATCCATGGGCTACAAGGGCTGGCCCGACTTCAAGATCAAGCTGGCCGCCAGCCTGATGGTCGGCGTACCCTATGTACACTCGTCCCTGAACGCCCGGGACGGCACCGCCGTCCTGGCGGCCAAGGTGCTGGACAACGCGGTCTCGGCCTTGCTGCGCATACGCAACGACGTCAGCGCCGACCATATCGACCGGGCCATCGATTTGCTGATAGGGGCGCGCCGCATCGAATTCTACGGCGTGGGAAACTCGGGCATCGTGGCCGCGGACGCGCAGCACAAGTTCTTCCGCTTCGACCTGGCAACCGTTGCGTACTCGGACAGCCACGTGCAACTGATGGCCGCATCGCTGCTGGGCGCCAAGGACGTGCTGGTGGCCATCTCGCATTCCGGACGGTCGCGCGAATTGCTCGATGCCGTAAAGCTGGCGCGCAAGAACGGCTGCCCCATCGTGGCCATCACGGCCAGCCACACACCTCTTGCCGACCTGGCCACCGTCCTGCTGCGCGCCGACACCCAGGAGGACACCGAAATCTACAGCCCCATGATTTCAAGGCTTGCGCATCTGGCGCTGATCGACGTGCTGGCGCTGGGCGTGGCGCTGCGGCGCGGACAAGAAGTCAGCCGCGTGCTGGAAAAAACCAAGCGCAGCCTGGCCGACCGGCGCGAAACCTAG
- a CDS encoding glucokinase, whose protein sequence is MSTGTPEHQRHLIADIGGTHARFALCTSAADIQKVDMLNSADFPTLPDAIRHYLDSHGKPTVRHAVIGIANPVLGDHIRMTNFPWEFSIEETRRSLGLDTLHVINDFTALALALPHLPKEELTRVGGDDGVPGCPMGVLGPGTGLGVSALVPAPTGKWIPLAAEGGHVSFAPADDRERMLWQAARREFGHVSNERLLSGSGLQFIHRSLCASRGLAAPEHTPADISRRALKEGDASCLEALDIFCAILGTAAGDLALTLGARSGIYIGGGIVPKLGDYFPGSPFRARFEDKGRFSAYLAAIPVFVINSAYPALLGAAAHLDTYPNE, encoded by the coding sequence ATGTCTACTGGCACGCCTGAACACCAGCGCCACCTGATCGCCGACATCGGCGGCACCCACGCCCGCTTCGCGCTTTGCACCTCGGCGGCCGACATACAAAAAGTCGACATGCTGAACAGCGCCGACTTTCCCACCCTGCCGGACGCCATCCGCCACTATCTGGACAGCCATGGCAAGCCCACGGTCAGGCATGCCGTCATCGGCATCGCCAACCCGGTACTCGGCGACCACATCCGCATGACCAACTTTCCGTGGGAATTCTCCATAGAAGAGACGCGCCGCAGCCTGGGACTGGATACCTTGCATGTGATCAATGACTTCACGGCGCTGGCGCTGGCCCTGCCCCACCTGCCGAAAGAGGAACTGACCCGCGTGGGCGGCGACGACGGCGTACCGGGATGCCCCATGGGGGTGCTGGGCCCCGGAACCGGCCTGGGCGTGTCCGCGCTGGTTCCCGCCCCCACCGGCAAATGGATCCCCCTTGCCGCCGAGGGCGGGCATGTCAGCTTCGCGCCCGCCGACGACAGGGAACGGATGCTGTGGCAGGCCGCAAGGCGCGAGTTCGGCCATGTTTCCAACGAAAGACTGCTTTCCGGCTCCGGCCTGCAATTCATACACCGCAGCCTGTGCGCAAGCCGCGGCCTGGCCGCTCCCGAGCATACGCCCGCCGACATCAGCCGGCGGGCGCTGAAGGAGGGCGACGCAAGCTGCCTGGAAGCGCTGGACATCTTTTGCGCCATACTGGGCACGGCCGCCGGCGACCTGGCCCTTACGCTGGGCGCGCGCAGCGGCATCTACATAGGCGGAGGCATTGTTCCCAAGCTGGGCGATTACTTTCCCGGCTCTCCATTTCGCGCGCGCTTTGAAGACAAGGGCCGTTTTTCGGCTTATCTTGCCGCCATTCCCGTTTTCGTGATCAACAGCGCCTACCCCGCCCTGCTGGGCGCCGCGGCGCATCTGGACACCTACCCGAATGAATGA
- the pgl gene encoding 6-phosphogluconolactonase, with protein sequence MKWHEFSSSEEAVRAMVRDISAVLRQEIATTGRAGLAVSGGRSPLPLFEALSVAPLPWKDVRITLVDERHVAPDHPDSNESLVRTHLLKNQASAARFTGLAGPALDMRDDVARANRQADEITLALLGMGEDGHTASWFPGAPQLGRALDPALADRYIHVTPPSAPHERISMTLAALLTARRIMLAVAGPTKRAVFEQASRHATPDMPVSYVIAQTGVPFDVYWHA encoded by the coding sequence ATGAAATGGCATGAATTCAGTTCCAGCGAAGAAGCCGTCCGGGCCATGGTGCGCGACATATCGGCCGTGCTCCGCCAGGAGATCGCCACCACCGGCCGCGCGGGACTGGCCGTTTCGGGCGGCCGCTCGCCCCTGCCTCTGTTCGAGGCGCTGAGCGTCGCGCCGCTGCCCTGGAAGGATGTGCGCATCACGCTGGTCGACGAGCGCCATGTCGCGCCGGATCATCCGGACAGCAACGAGTCGCTGGTCAGGACGCATCTGCTCAAGAACCAGGCAAGCGCCGCCCGCTTCACGGGACTGGCCGGGCCGGCACTGGACATGCGGGATGACGTCGCCCGAGCCAACCGGCAGGCGGACGAGATCACGCTGGCCCTGCTGGGCATGGGCGAGGACGGCCATACGGCCTCCTGGTTTCCGGGCGCGCCGCAACTGGGCCGCGCCCTGGATCCCGCCCTCGCGGATCGCTACATCCACGTCACGCCGCCCAGCGCGCCCCATGAACGCATCAGCATGACGCTGGCCGCCCTTCTAACCGCGCGGCGCATCATGCTTGCCGTGGCGGGGCCGACGAAGCGCGCCGTCTTCGAGCAGGCCAGCCGGCACGCCACGCCCGACATGCCTGTAAGCTATGTCATCGCTCAAACAGGAGTCCCCTTCGATGTCTACTGGCACGCCTGA